The following are from one region of the Ignavibacteriota bacterium genome:
- the menD gene encoding 2-succinyl-5-enolpyruvyl-6-hydroxy-3-cyclohexene-1-carboxylic-acid synthase, with amino-acid sequence MKVKVNRNIIWSKVFFDQLVSIGVKYACISPGSRSTSLTYVLSKNKKIKSFVHIDERSSAFFALGLAKASGKPVIVVTTSGTAVAELYPAIIEAYQQRAPLIICTADRPPELIGSGANQTINQYNLFANHIRWFRDLGLPAISEIGLNHLQKIAFEAYQVSLIEDKGPVHLNFPFRKPLEPESYTDVVNKKILSIKPINFLSKKTHSSNHNFNSRLINKISDDLIKFENGLIIVGPMEYNRKALDGIKKLSGLLNYPVIADGLSQLRFSVKKNEKNIIANFNSLLKSENFKQAFEPEIILQFGRTPTSAVIEEFIAETNADRYLVNSFGDRFDPAGNAKAILSVEPEVFCEMITEKLKHKKIFRRSSNYIKSFIKADTICEKIKHGFINQSGFPNEAALISLITHALPSGSNLFIGNSLPVRDLDNFVSKNSKKITFHFNRGASGIDGITSTALGVASLKTSTILITGDLSFLHDLSALITMNKYDIKFVIIVINNDGGGIFASLPIANKVKGFKEYFLTPHNMDLKEITNSFGIDYQLITNPKKFNKALSEMTIKNLPLVLEIKTDAQKAVIQREKYFSEVKKKLNKEFSK; translated from the coding sequence ATGAAAGTAAAAGTTAATAGAAATATCATTTGGTCAAAAGTTTTTTTTGATCAGCTTGTATCAATTGGAGTGAAGTATGCTTGTATCTCACCGGGATCAAGAAGCACATCGCTTACTTACGTGCTATCAAAAAACAAAAAGATAAAATCATTTGTTCATATTGATGAGAGAAGCTCGGCTTTTTTTGCTCTTGGTCTGGCAAAAGCAAGTGGGAAACCAGTTATTGTTGTTACAACTTCCGGAACTGCTGTTGCTGAATTATATCCTGCAATTATTGAAGCATATCAGCAAAGAGCTCCATTAATTATCTGTACAGCGGATCGTCCGCCTGAGTTGATTGGTTCCGGGGCAAATCAAACGATTAATCAGTATAATCTGTTTGCAAATCATATAAGATGGTTCAGAGATTTAGGTTTGCCTGCAATTAGTGAAATCGGTTTAAATCATTTGCAAAAAATTGCATTCGAAGCTTATCAAGTTAGTTTGATCGAAGACAAAGGTCCGGTACATCTGAATTTTCCATTTAGAAAACCGCTCGAACCTGAATCATATACTGATGTAGTGAACAAGAAGATACTCAGCATCAAACCGATTAATTTTTTATCAAAGAAAACTCACTCATCAAATCATAATTTCAACAGCAGATTAATAAATAAGATATCGGATGACTTAATCAAATTTGAAAATGGGTTGATTATTGTTGGTCCGATGGAATATAATCGTAAAGCATTGGATGGGATAAAAAAATTATCCGGATTGTTAAACTATCCGGTTATTGCGGACGGATTGTCCCAGTTACGATTCAGCGTTAAGAAAAATGAAAAGAATATTATAGCAAATTTTAATTCATTACTGAAATCAGAGAATTTCAAGCAAGCTTTTGAACCCGAAATAATATTGCAATTCGGAAGAACTCCGACTTCTGCTGTAATTGAAGAATTTATTGCTGAAACAAATGCTGATAGATATTTAGTGAATTCTTTTGGCGATAGGTTTGATCCAGCAGGAAATGCAAAAGCAATATTATCTGTTGAACCTGAAGTATTTTGTGAAATGATTACTGAGAAATTAAAACATAAAAAAATATTTCGACGGAGTTCAAATTATATTAAAAGTTTTATTAAAGCCGATACTATTTGTGAAAAAATTAAACATGGTTTTATTAATCAGTCAGGATTTCCGAATGAAGCAGCTTTAATTTCACTTATCACACACGCACTTCCTTCGGGCTCCAACTTGTTCATAGGCAACAGTCTTCCGGTAAGAGATCTTGATAATTTTGTGAGTAAAAATTCAAAAAAAATTACTTTTCATTTTAACAGAGGTGCCAGCGGAATTGATGGGATAACTTCAACAGCACTCGGAGTTGCATCATTGAAAACTTCAACAATTCTGATAACAGGAGATTTATCATTCCTGCACGATCTTTCTGCATTGATTACAATGAATAAATATGACATCAAATTTGTAATAATTGTAATAAATAACGATGGTGGTGGTATATTTGCATCGCTTCCGATTGCAAATAAAGTTAAAGGCTTCAAAGAATATTTTCTGACCCCTCACAATATGGATTTAAAGGAAATCACAAATTCGTTTGGTATTGATTATCAATTAATAACCAACCCGAAAAAATTTAATAAAGCTTTAAGTGAAATGACAATTAAAAATTTGCCACTGGTTCTCGAAATTAAAACAGATGCACAAAAAGCTGTCATTCAGCGAGAAAAATATTTTAGCGAAGTAAAGAAAAAATTAAATAAAGAATTTTCAAAATGA
- the rsgA gene encoding ribosome small subunit-dependent GTPase A, producing MPEGQDQEILCSLKGKFKKDYEFKKDKLFFTDFIAVGDTVQFDFNKDGSGVISKIEKRINYISRKLPKVRGASYRGERLEQVVAANIDNVVVVTSIHRPDFNNRVLDRFLVAAESSKLNLIIVLNKIDLDESGNAEKWKNLYESIGYKFLLTSVESGFGIQKLIDELFDAKNLFWGHSGVGKSSLLNQMFPNLKFRTGEVSHSTSKGTHTTVTTVMRKVNPGTFIIDTPGLREVDPYGIRKSDLGHYFIEFSKYINECKFSTCTHHHEPGCSVIKAVEANLISVERYDSYLRLLDTIEDDINF from the coding sequence ATACCCGAAGGTCAGGATCAGGAAATACTATGTTCACTCAAAGGTAAATTCAAAAAGGATTACGAATTTAAAAAAGACAAACTTTTTTTTACAGATTTCATTGCTGTGGGCGATACCGTTCAATTCGATTTTAATAAGGATGGAAGCGGAGTAATAAGTAAAATTGAGAAGCGGATAAATTACATTTCAAGAAAACTTCCCAAAGTTCGCGGAGCCAGTTACAGAGGTGAACGTCTTGAACAGGTTGTTGCCGCAAATATTGATAATGTTGTTGTCGTTACAAGCATTCATCGCCCTGATTTTAATAATCGTGTACTTGACAGATTTTTGGTTGCTGCTGAGAGTTCAAAATTAAATCTGATTATTGTTCTCAACAAAATTGACCTCGATGAATCAGGCAATGCTGAAAAATGGAAGAATCTTTATGAGAGTATCGGTTATAAATTTTTGCTTACAAGTGTCGAGTCTGGTTTCGGAATTCAAAAACTAATAGATGAATTATTCGATGCGAAGAATTTATTTTGGGGACATTCAGGAGTTGGTAAATCTTCATTGCTTAATCAAATGTTCCCGAATTTAAAATTCAGAACTGGTGAAGTTAGCCATTCCACTTCAAAAGGAACTCACACTACTGTAACTACTGTGATGCGAAAAGTTAATCCCGGTACTTTTATCATTGACACACCCGGTTTAAGAGAAGTTGATCCTTATGGAATCAGAAAATCAGATCTGGGACATTACTTTATTGAATTCAGTAAATATATAAATGAGTGTAAATTTAGCACCTGTACACACCATCATGAACCTGGTTGTTCAGTGATTAAAGCAGTTGAAGCAAATTTAATTTCAGTTGAAAGATATGACAGTTATTTAAGACTTCTTGACACAATTGAGGATGATATAAATTTTTAG
- a CDS encoding 1,4-dihydroxy-2-naphthoate polyprenyltransferase, whose translation MNDILKNNVSKFKSWLLASRPKTLLAAVVPVMVGSALAISMKKFFLSYSIVALLCSILIQVGTNFTNDLYDYLKGSDTVKRKGPRRVLASGLITVKAMKIAIVLVFGLTFILGLYLVYSTGLLILWVGIFSILAGIIYTAGPFPLAYNGLGDIFVFIFFGIVGTMGTFYLHTQEISYLAFLVSIPVGALITNILVVNNFRDIEEDREANKKTLAVILGREFSRWQFIFLIIISYLTSIILFLHFNFSHWIFLPFITLPLTFVLIKMLNTFKGEELNKTLELSAKFAGLFGLLFSLGLIL comes from the coding sequence ATGAATGACATCTTAAAAAATAATGTCTCTAAATTTAAAAGCTGGCTGCTTGCCAGCAGACCAAAAACTTTGCTGGCAGCAGTTGTACCTGTAATGGTTGGTTCTGCGCTTGCAATCTCAATGAAAAAGTTTTTTCTTTCTTACTCTATAGTTGCTCTGCTCTGCTCAATTCTGATTCAGGTTGGAACGAACTTCACAAATGATCTTTACGACTATTTAAAAGGATCTGATACAGTAAAACGAAAAGGTCCACGGCGGGTTCTTGCTTCCGGATTGATAACAGTCAAAGCAATGAAAATTGCTATCGTACTTGTGTTTGGTCTGACATTCATTCTTGGATTATATCTTGTTTATTCAACCGGATTATTAATTCTCTGGGTTGGTATCTTTTCAATTTTAGCCGGAATAATTTACACTGCGGGTCCTTTCCCTCTGGCATACAATGGACTTGGCGATATTTTCGTATTTATATTTTTTGGTATAGTTGGTACGATGGGGACTTTTTATCTCCACACTCAGGAAATTTCTTATCTGGCATTTTTAGTTTCAATTCCGGTTGGTGCGTTAATCACGAATATTCTGGTAGTCAATAATTTCCGTGATATTGAAGAAGATCGGGAAGCAAACAAAAAAACTTTAGCTGTAATTTTGGGCAGAGAGTTTTCCCGATGGCAGTTTATATTCCTGATTATAATCTCTTATCTAACATCAATCATTTTATTTTTGCATTTTAATTTCAGTCATTGGATATTTCTTCCCTTTATTACACTACCTTTAACTTTCGTTTTAATTAAAATGCTGAATACATTTAAAGGTGAGGAACTAAATAAAACACTCGAGCTTTCTGCTAAATTTGCCGGACTTTTTGGTCTTCTGTTTTCACTTGGTTTGATTCTTTAA
- a CDS encoding peptidoglycan DD-metalloendopeptidase family protein: MVKSTTYIFLSLIFLSIKSFPQSGEIQHKESELSSIKSEIENLEKELASKSTAQKKTFEAVENLSRQNHLLNKILADLRSEIKKKDSEIKSVENKISQTESEIKVLQDNYSKYVNAIYRKGQYNELESLIDAESVQQALVRTYYLQVFATQRKKDLEELRIKKAELDNAKGILKKEKVAQVKLLNNRDSEKKILDSKLKQKRTTLKSIEKNSKELKKILAAKKESQKKIEQLITKLMEQEAIDNEQKIASINNSDVKSQNIKDENIGYEYDLSTVSFASFADLKGKMIWPMHKGKIIRKFGENKHKSLNTVTLNYGVDIKADKDKNVRSVGEGVIAAIDWLPGYGNVIIVSHKNDYRTVYGHVSEIFVSEGDKVKSGSVIALVDEGIDGYVLHFEIWKGRDKQNPELWLGKK; encoded by the coding sequence ATGGTGAAATCAACTACATATATATTTCTGTCACTTATTTTCCTCTCAATCAAATCATTTCCGCAATCCGGCGAAATTCAGCATAAAGAATCAGAACTCTCTTCAATAAAATCCGAAATCGAGAATCTTGAAAAAGAGTTAGCCTCAAAATCGACTGCTCAGAAAAAAACTTTTGAAGCAGTTGAAAATCTTAGCAGACAGAATCACTTACTGAACAAGATATTAGCTGACCTTCGATCTGAAATTAAGAAGAAGGATTCAGAAATAAAATCTGTTGAAAATAAAATCAGCCAAACCGAAAGTGAAATAAAAGTGCTTCAGGATAATTATTCTAAATATGTCAATGCTATTTACAGAAAAGGGCAATACAATGAACTTGAGAGTTTGATTGACGCTGAATCTGTTCAACAAGCTTTGGTACGAACTTATTACCTTCAGGTTTTTGCAACTCAACGAAAGAAAGACTTAGAAGAATTAAGAATAAAAAAAGCTGAACTGGATAATGCAAAAGGGATTCTGAAAAAAGAAAAAGTTGCGCAAGTAAAGCTGTTAAATAACAGGGATTCAGAAAAAAAAATCTTAGATAGTAAATTAAAACAGAAAAGAACAACTCTTAAATCAATTGAAAAAAATAGTAAAGAGCTTAAAAAAATTTTAGCTGCTAAAAAAGAATCACAAAAGAAAATTGAACAGCTTATTACAAAATTGATGGAGCAAGAAGCAATTGATAACGAGCAGAAGATTGCTTCAATTAATAATTCCGACGTTAAATCTCAAAACATAAAAGATGAAAATATTGGTTATGAATATGACTTAAGCACTGTATCATTTGCATCATTTGCAGATTTAAAAGGAAAAATGATCTGGCCAATGCATAAAGGAAAAATAATCAGGAAGTTTGGTGAGAACAAACATAAGTCGTTAAATACTGTTACGTTGAATTACGGTGTTGATATAAAAGCTGATAAAGACAAAAATGTTCGTAGTGTTGGAGAGGGAGTTATTGCAGCAATAGATTGGCTGCCGGGTTATGGAAATGTGATTATAGTATCACATAAAAATGATTATCGAACTGTGTATGGTCACGTTTCGGAGATATTTGTTTCGGAAGGTGATAAAGTTAAATCAGGATCAGTGATTGCACTTGTTGATGAAGGTATTGACGGATATGTTTTACATTTTGAAATCTGGAAGGGAAGAGATAAGCAAAATCCGGAACTTTGGCTGGGGAAGAAGTAA
- the menH gene encoding 2-succinyl-6-hydroxy-2,4-cyclohexadiene-1-carboxylate synthase, with amino-acid sequence MIITFENIKLNVENLSEFDSTKKTVFFLHGFTGSCEDWNDIAQKIDKRFNKIAPDLPGHGKSSSPSSLNYYLTNSLINQIEFLLDKLNLNDIVLCGYSMGGRLALQFAAKNPSSVKGLILESATAGIKNEKERNTRIRNDEEKAAFLENNSIEDFLTMWMDQELFGTLRRFSNERIKNLKEERAKRSKTGLANSLRGFGTGVMPYIGQELAKINCPVLLISGGLDEKFTNINKNIKKLFPVAKHKIITTAGHNTHLEEPKKFIEAVNGFLSKF; translated from the coding sequence ATGATAATTACCTTTGAAAACATAAAACTTAATGTTGAGAATTTATCAGAGTTTGACTCAACAAAAAAAACAGTTTTCTTCCTTCATGGATTCACAGGTTCTTGTGAGGATTGGAATGATATAGCACAAAAAATTGATAAGCGATTTAATAAAATTGCTCCTGACTTACCCGGTCATGGAAAAAGCAGTTCTCCTTCTTCATTGAATTATTATCTGACCAATTCGCTTATAAATCAGATTGAGTTTCTCTTGGATAAACTTAATTTAAATGATATTGTTCTTTGCGGATATTCGATGGGTGGAAGACTTGCATTGCAATTTGCAGCTAAAAATCCATCCTCAGTTAAAGGTCTTATTCTTGAAAGTGCCACTGCCGGAATTAAAAATGAAAAAGAAAGAAATACAAGAATTAGAAATGATGAAGAAAAAGCTGCTTTCTTAGAAAACAATTCTATTGAGGATTTTTTAACTATGTGGATGGATCAGGAATTATTTGGAACACTCAGAAGATTTTCAAATGAACGAATAAAAAATCTGAAAGAAGAAAGAGCAAAAAGATCAAAAACTGGTTTAGCAAATTCGCTCAGAGGTTTTGGAACCGGTGTGATGCCGTACATCGGTCAGGAATTAGCTAAAATTAATTGTCCGGTTTTATTGATTTCCGGAGGACTGGATGAAAAGTTCACGAATATCAATAAAAATATTAAAAAATTATTTCCGGTCGCTAAACATAAAATTATTACTACTGCGGGACACAATACTCATCTCGAAGAGCCAAAAAAATTCATCGAAGCGGTTAATGGATTTTTAAGCAAGTTCTAA
- a CDS encoding DUF4292 domain-containing protein, with amino-acid sequence MKIFRLLFFPVLLIILASEGCVPSKPIEDEELLSSERLINKLEANRRKIKNFEGVGVFEIESEQFSNSASFQIIMQKPDSIYFSVLGPFGIELAQALITKEKYVFYDALQNIAYHGNVNDNVLHNIFKVNLTFSDILDAFLGSVNLTPNLYKQPSNYSVDGEEYVLTYTDDDKKLTTIYRVDILQLGITDYKFVSSDGSINLEGNYSKFELIENVAIPFNIEITNKVENQKVKIRYNNIYANAKGLKVKFDLPVDAEIIEW; translated from the coding sequence TTGAAAATTTTCAGACTACTATTCTTTCCTGTATTATTAATTATTCTCGCTTCAGAAGGCTGTGTTCCATCAAAACCAATCGAAGACGAAGAACTGTTATCATCAGAACGGTTGATCAACAAGCTCGAAGCAAACAGAAGAAAAATTAAAAACTTTGAAGGTGTGGGTGTATTTGAAATTGAATCGGAACAATTCAGTAATAGTGCAAGTTTCCAGATAATAATGCAGAAGCCAGATTCAATTTACTTTTCTGTGCTTGGTCCATTTGGGATTGAACTTGCGCAAGCTTTAATAACCAAAGAAAAGTATGTTTTCTATGATGCCTTACAAAATATTGCATATCACGGTAATGTGAATGATAATGTTCTTCATAATATCTTCAAAGTAAATTTAACCTTTTCTGATATTCTCGATGCATTTCTGGGATCAGTAAATCTAACTCCGAATTTGTATAAACAGCCAAGTAATTATTCAGTCGATGGTGAAGAATATGTTTTGACTTATACTGATGATGATAAAAAGCTGACTACAATTTATAGAGTAGATATTCTCCAGTTAGGAATTACAGATTACAAATTCGTTTCATCCGATGGCAGTATAAATCTTGAAGGTAATTATTCAAAATTTGAACTTATTGAAAACGTTGCTATTCCATTCAACATCGAAATAACAAATAAGGTTGAGAATCAGAAAGTTAAAATCAGGTATAATAATATTTACGCGAATGCAAAAGGATTAAAAGTAAAGTTTGATTTACCGGTTGATGCAGAAATAATAGAATGGTGA
- a CDS encoding tetratricopeptide repeat protein: protein MKKYLGLFIFILIVAGCSSSEVTKTNTSDESNIVDPQIRKQKALEHVVNGSIAESKGDYSQAINEFNIALDYDTGAGICYSLAKNYYTVNKLGSALKFAKMSVQLDTTNSEYKLLLADIFIEAREIDSAAVVLEKILATDSTDVGTYYKLAGIYENSRPLEAIKIYNKLTEIIGLDWNVLLRVAELYEKLGFKDKAAESVEGLLEIDPSNVALQKLAIDFYIRNGYNDKALNMVDELISVMPDDIEAREKRAQIFIIQNDWDKASKEFKYIIEKPDVPLESKISIGATYFAKSFSDSTTLPVAKEFFELIDKDTSYWQVKLYLGAIALNEGNDSLAIENFKYVTENASWHVESWVRLGGLYFDNRRYEDAEIIMRKAIELFPNEFAVNLILGLSLAQQNKTLESKDYLKKAVELNPSDVNALSAYGFTLSQLNESDEAIEYLNRALKIDPNNVSVIGQLGLLYNNLNMMAESDSLYELALQIDSQNALINNNYAYSLSERNLQLDRALQMIEIAMAADSSNSSYLDTYGWIYFKLGNYNKAYYYIQKAIGVDGEGNAELLEHLGDVLYMLDRKEEAIDYWEKALKLDSANESLKKKISTGII, encoded by the coding sequence ATGAAAAAATATCTTGGACTCTTCATTTTTATTCTAATTGTAGCCGGATGTTCCAGTTCAGAAGTTACAAAGACGAATACATCAGATGAATCAAACATTGTTGATCCTCAAATTCGAAAGCAAAAAGCTCTTGAACATGTTGTCAACGGATCTATCGCAGAATCAAAAGGGGATTATTCACAAGCGATTAATGAATTTAATATAGCTTTAGATTATGATACAGGCGCAGGAATATGTTATTCTCTTGCAAAAAATTATTATACAGTTAACAAGCTTGGCAGTGCATTAAAATTTGCGAAAATGTCGGTTCAACTTGATACAACTAATTCGGAATATAAATTGCTGCTTGCAGATATATTTATTGAAGCAAGAGAAATTGATTCGGCAGCAGTTGTCCTCGAAAAAATTCTGGCAACTGATTCAACCGATGTTGGTACTTATTATAAACTTGCTGGTATTTATGAAAATAGCAGACCTCTCGAAGCTATAAAAATTTATAACAAATTAACTGAAATTATTGGATTAGACTGGAATGTGTTGTTACGGGTTGCTGAGCTTTACGAAAAATTAGGATTTAAAGATAAAGCGGCTGAATCAGTTGAAGGGCTGCTTGAAATAGATCCGAGTAATGTAGCTCTGCAAAAACTTGCAATAGATTTCTATATACGGAATGGGTATAATGATAAAGCGTTGAACATGGTAGATGAATTAATTTCAGTTATGCCTGATGACATTGAAGCACGCGAAAAACGCGCTCAGATATTCATAATTCAAAATGATTGGGATAAAGCTTCGAAAGAATTCAAATACATTATTGAAAAACCAGACGTTCCACTCGAATCAAAAATTTCGATTGGTGCTACATATTTTGCCAAATCATTTTCTGATTCAACAACACTGCCGGTAGCTAAAGAATTTTTTGAATTAATTGATAAAGATACATCTTACTGGCAGGTTAAATTGTATTTAGGTGCTATTGCTTTAAATGAAGGAAATGATTCTCTTGCAATTGAAAATTTTAAATATGTGACTGAAAATGCAAGCTGGCATGTCGAATCATGGGTTAGATTAGGAGGTCTTTATTTCGATAACAGACGTTATGAAGATGCAGAAATAATTATGCGTAAAGCAATTGAATTATTTCCGAATGAGTTCGCTGTAAATCTGATCCTTGGACTATCACTTGCGCAGCAAAACAAAACTCTTGAATCGAAAGATTATTTAAAAAAAGCTGTTGAATTAAATCCATCGGATGTTAATGCATTATCTGCCTACGGTTTTACTTTGAGTCAGTTGAACGAAAGTGATGAAGCGATTGAGTACCTGAATCGTGCGCTAAAGATTGATCCAAATAATGTAAGTGTAATTGGGCAGCTTGGTCTTTTATACAATAATCTAAATATGATGGCAGAAAGCGATAGTCTGTATGAATTAGCTCTCCAGATAGATTCACAAAATGCATTGATTAATAATAATTATGCATACTCTCTTTCCGAAAGAAACTTACAGCTCGATCGGGCATTACAAATGATTGAAATTGCTATGGCTGCTGATTCTTCAAACTCATCTTATCTTGATACTTATGGATGGATTTATTTCAAGCTTGGTAATTATAACAAAGCGTACTACTATATTCAAAAAGCTATTGGTGTTGATGGAGAAGGAAATGCTGAGTTATTAGAACATTTAGGTGACGTTCTTTACATGCTTGATAGAAAGGAAGAAGCAATAGATTACTGGGAAAAAGCCTTAAAACTTGATTCTGCTAATGAATCGTTAAAGAAAAAAATATCAACGGGTATAATTTGA
- a CDS encoding chorismate-binding protein, translating into MNLNFEKIQKDFADFTHTLNNVRGRKLISFFFKLEYFNPLLLVGKINQNFDDVFIFTSPNNKRTFIGINSAVELINEYAENFSDALNQYAYWKNNSMSNEDEISRPIDTAICCWAKFDPSKTHFIWKDFNSLRIYIPELIFSIHQNDVNVYFNFCCENEINLNSKINDLTNYLMVLFSEKSRTPDSSKKAISVDIEQNKIQLKSWNDNVIKALEALKNEPLQKIVLSRAHNFFLNAEINWDELLQKLYGRFPDCYLFFLKKNSSIFFGSSPEMFLKVKDRTAEVESVAGSAPRGEKTESDYEMEKFLRSSEKNHQEHLLVSDFISDILIKYSNDVRIIEEKQIRKLDNIQHLITKISAVLNSKENLFELIDSLFPTPAVCGVPKDYSMNLIRELENHDRGLYSGLVGVLDFYGNCELAVSIRSALVKGNQVIAFAGAGLLKNSIPEEELLETELKLNPILSLFENESKS; encoded by the coding sequence ATGAATCTTAATTTTGAAAAAATCCAGAAAGATTTTGCTGATTTTACACATACGCTAAATAATGTCCGGGGACGGAAACTGATAAGCTTTTTCTTTAAGCTTGAATATTTTAATCCATTATTATTAGTGGGAAAAATAAATCAAAATTTTGATGACGTTTTCATTTTCACCAGCCCTAATAACAAAAGAACATTTATTGGTATTAATTCCGCAGTTGAACTTATAAATGAATATGCTGAAAATTTTTCTGATGCATTAAATCAGTATGCTTACTGGAAAAATAACTCCATGAGCAACGAGGACGAAATTTCACGACCAATTGACACGGCTATTTGCTGTTGGGCTAAATTTGATCCGTCAAAAACACATTTCATCTGGAAAGATTTTAATTCGTTAAGAATATATATTCCTGAACTTATTTTTTCTATACACCAAAATGATGTGAATGTGTATTTCAATTTTTGCTGTGAGAATGAAATTAATCTTAACAGCAAGATTAATGATCTCACAAATTATTTAATGGTTTTATTCAGCGAAAAATCACGGACGCCTGATTCATCCAAAAAAGCAATCTCAGTTGATATTGAACAGAACAAGATTCAATTAAAAAGTTGGAATGATAATGTAATAAAAGCACTGGAAGCACTAAAGAATGAACCGTTACAGAAAATAGTACTTTCGAGAGCACACAACTTTTTTTTGAATGCCGAGATAAACTGGGATGAACTTTTACAAAAACTGTACGGAAGGTTCCCCGATTGCTATTTATTCTTTCTCAAAAAAAATAGTTCAATCTTTTTTGGTTCTTCACCTGAAATGTTCTTAAAAGTTAAAGATCGAACAGCAGAAGTCGAATCAGTTGCAGGTTCTGCACCGAGAGGTGAAAAAACAGAATCGGATTATGAGATGGAAAAATTTTTAAGGTCGAGTGAAAAAAATCATCAGGAACACTTGTTAGTGAGTGATTTTATCTCTGATATCCTTATCAAATATTCTAATGACGTTCGCATCATTGAAGAAAAACAAATCCGGAAACTCGATAACATTCAGCATTTAATAACTAAGATTTCTGCTGTGCTAAATTCTAAAGAAAATTTATTTGAACTGATTGATTCACTATTCCCAACACCGGCAGTATGCGGAGTTCCAAAAGATTATTCTATGAATCTGATAAGAGAATTGGAGAATCATGACCGTGGATTATATTCCGGATTGGTTGGTGTTCTGGATTTTTACGGAAATTGTGAACTCGCTGTTTCAATTCGATCTGCACTTGTGAAAGGAAACCAGGTAATTGCATTTGCTGGCGCCGGCTTATTAAAAAATTCCATTCCCGAAGAAGAATTACTCGAAACCGAATTAAAGCTTAACCCTATATTGTCGTTGTTCGAAAATGAAAGTAAAAGTTAA
- the menB gene encoding 1,4-dihydroxy-2-naphthoyl-CoA synthase, with protein sequence MKHNWKKVKTDFGVYKDIIYEKIEDPAGQIDGIARITINRPEVRNAFRPETVIEMYDAFSDSREDQTIGVILLTGAGPAKDGKYAFCSGGDQRIRGDKGYVGKDGVPRLNVLDLQKLIRSIPKVVIALVAGYAIGGGHVLHVMCDLTIAADNAVFGQTGPKVGSFDGGFGSSFLASIVGQKKAREIWYLCRQYNANEALKMGLVNAVVPLKKLEAEGIRWAKEILQHSPMAIRVLKSGFNASLDGQAGIQELAGNATLLYYMSEEAQEGKKAYLEKRKPDFKKFPKLP encoded by the coding sequence ATGAAACATAATTGGAAAAAAGTTAAAACCGATTTCGGTGTTTATAAAGACATCATCTATGAAAAAATCGAAGATCCGGCTGGACAGATAGATGGGATTGCCAGAATTACAATCAACCGCCCCGAGGTAAGAAATGCTTTTCGACCTGAAACTGTCATTGAAATGTATGATGCATTTTCTGATTCAAGAGAGGATCAAACTATTGGTGTAATACTCTTAACCGGTGCTGGTCCCGCAAAAGATGGAAAGTACGCATTCTGTTCAGGCGGCGATCAACGAATACGCGGTGATAAAGGATATGTTGGCAAAGATGGCGTTCCGAGGTTGAATGTTTTAGATCTCCAAAAATTAATCAGAAGTATTCCTAAAGTTGTTATTGCACTTGTTGCCGGTTATGCAATCGGCGGCGGTCACGTACTTCATGTAATGTGTGATTTAACTATTGCTGCCGATAATGCTGTCTTCGGACAAACAGGACCAAAAGTTGGAAGTTTTGATGGAGGGTTTGGCTCAAGTTTTCTTGCAAGTATAGTCGGACAAAAGAAAGCAAGAGAAATATGGTATCTCTGCCGACAATATAATGCGAATGAAGCTTTAAAGATGGGTTTAGTGAATGCTGTGGTTCCATTAAAAAAGCTTGAGGCAGAAGGAATCAGATGGGCTAAAGAAATTCTGCAGCACAGTCCAATGGCAATCAGAGTTTTAAAATCCGGATTCAATGCATCTCTTGATGGTCAGGCAGGTATTCAGGAATTGGCTGGTAATGCAACTCTTTTATACTATATGAGTGAAGAAGCTCAGGAAGGAAAGAAAGCTTATCTTGAAAAACGGAAACCTGATTTTAAAAAATTTCCTAAACTTCCTTAA